One segment of Coffea arabica cultivar ET-39 chromosome 7c, Coffea Arabica ET-39 HiFi, whole genome shotgun sequence DNA contains the following:
- the LOC113699026 gene encoding trimethyltridecatetraene synthase-like yields the protein MESFSPTWAVYALAWVATVVIAHLSKHFHQQKLNLPPGPRQWPIIGNLNLIGTLPHRSLHQLSLTYGPLMHLQFGTFPVVVGSSVEMAKVFLKTMDVTFAGRPKTASGKYNSYDCTDMTWSAYGPYWRQARKIFLTELFSAKRLESYEHIRVEEMNSLLLQLFKSSGKPVVLKDYLSTGSLNVISRMVLGKTYIDESENSIVTPDEFRQMMDELFLLTGVFNIGDFIPWIDFLDLQGYIKRMKILSKKFDRFLEHVLDEHNAQRKDDTNCVSKDLVDVLLGLADDPTLEVKLERRGVKALTLDLLAGGTETSATTVEWAISELLKNPEIFNKAAEELDRVIGQNRWVNEKDMPNLPYIEAVVKETMRMHPVVPLLVPRCAREDCKVAGYDIQKGTRVIVNVWSIVRDPELWEKPEVFCPDRFMGKDIDFKGQDCKFLPFGAGRRMCPGYSLGLKVIQSSLANLLHGYRWKLPNDMKPEDLDMEERFGITTPRKIPLVAIVEPRLPRNLY from the exons ATGGAAAGCTTTTCTCCCACCTGGGCTGTATATGCACTCGCCTGGGTTGCAACGGTGGTTATCGCCCATCTCTCGAAGCATTTCCATCAGCAAAAACTCAACCTCCCACCGGGTCCaaggcaatggcctataattgGAAACTTAAACCTCATTGGCACCCTTCCTCATCGTTCACTCCATCAACTCTCCCTAACATATGGTCCCCTAATGCACCTTCAATTCGGCACCTTCCCAGTTGTCGTTGGCTCCTCCGTGGAGATGGCCAAAGTTTTCCTCAAAACCATGGACGTCACATTTGCAGGGAGGCCTAAAACTGCATCCGGAAAATATAACTCTTATGATTGCACCGACATGACTTGGTCCGCTTACGGACCATATTGGCGCCAGGCACGTAAGATTTTCCTTACGGAATTATTCAGTGCAAAAAGACTCGAATCATATGAACATATTCGGGTGGAAGAAATGAATTCGCTTCTGCTACAGCTATTCAAGTCATCAGGCAAGCCTGTCGTGTTGAAAGATTATCTTTCAACAGGAAGTTTGAACGTGATTAGCAGGATGGTCCTGGGGAAAACATACATTGATGAGTCTGAGAACTCAATTGTCACGCCCGACGAGTTCAGGCAAATGATGGACGAGCTTTTTTTGCTGACTGGTGTGTTTAACATTGGTGACTTCATACCTTGGATCGATTTCTTGGATTTGCAGGGGTATATCAAGAGGATGAAAatcttgagcaagaaatttgaTAGGTTTCTGGAGCATGTTCTCGATGAGCATAATGCCCAAAGGAAGGACGACACTAATTGCGTCAGCAAGGACTTGGTGGACGTCCTTCTGGGCCTTGCAGATGATCCCACTTTGGAGGTGAAGTTAGAGAGGCGTGGAGTCAAGGCATTGACTCTG GACCTACTTGCTGGTGGAACCGAGACCTCAGCGACTACAGTAGAATGGGCCATTTCGGAGCTACTGAAAAACCCAGAAATATTCAACAAGGCAGCCGAAGAACTCGACCGTGTTATCGGTCAGAATCGATGGGTGAACGAGAAGGACATGCCAAATCTTCCTTACATAGAGGCTGTTGTTAAAGAAACAATGCGTATGCATCCCGTGGTCCCATTGCTAGTGCCAAGATGTGCTCGCGAAGATTGCAAAGTTGCAGGGTACGATATTCAAAAGGGAACTCGAGTCATCGTCAACGTTTGGTCAATTGTGAGGGACCCTGAATTGTGGGAGAAGCCAGAGGTATTTTGCCCCGACAGATTCATGGGAAAGGACATTGACTTCAAAGGGCAAGACTGTAAGTTCTTGCCATTTGGTGCTGGAAGAAGAATGTGCCCAGGGTATAGTTTAGGCCTCAAGGTTATCCAATCTAGTTTGGCCAATCTTTTACATGGATACAGATGGAAGTTGCCAAATGACATGAAACCTGAGGACCTGGACATGGAAGAAAGATTCGGCATTACTACACCAAGAAAAATCCCACTTGTTGCCATTGTTGAGCCTCGGCTTCCTCGTAATCTTTATTGA